The sequence below is a genomic window from Leisingera sp. M658.
CGGCGGGAGGGGCTCAGAAGTTTCCCTTTGCGGCCTCGGACAGGATCAATTTGTCCAGTGTCAGGTCCGAAACCGCCCGGCGAAGCCGCTCGTTTTCCTTCTGCAGCCGCTTTAGTTCTTTAAGCTGTTCCGTGCCCATTCCGCCGTACTTCTTCTTCCAGCGATAGTAGGTCTGTTCCGTAACGCCGATCTGACGGATCGCGTCTATGCGGGGCATGCCTTGCCCCATCAAGACTTCAACCTGCCGTAACTTCACGACAATCTCTTCAGGCTTGGGCCTCTTGGTCGCCATCTATGGTCCTCCGTTTCCTAATCATAGGGGCGGACCACTTCTTTGGGGGAGACTCAGGCGGACCACTTCTTTGGGGGAGGCTCACTCTCATCTGCTCCGACCTACTGCACCCGCCTCTGCGTCTATGACCCGCGCAGTGGACGGATGACTTCTCCCGGCGCCATCGGGAGTTGGCGGTGGGAGCAGTACTGACGCCAGCCGAACATCCCAGCCAGCACCTCTGACTGAGGGGCGCTAGGTGATGCTGTCACCCGGTCTGCTGGGCCTGTTGCGGGAGTACTGAAAGAAGCACGGCCCGAAGGCTGGCTATTCCTGGGATAGCCTAAGATCAATCCGATCTCATCGCGCCAGTTGAACCGAGCTTTCACATCCGCCAAGCTCATGGCTGGGATCAGCAAGCCTGCCACCTTGCACACGCTGCGCCACAGCTTCGCGACGCACTTGCTAGACCGTCGCCCCAGCGCGGCGGCGTAAGCCCGGTGAACGCTCTACAGCCGGTGGAAGCGCCTCCTCTCAGGCATGCTTCACATGCCCTGCCCGGCAGTGAACACGACCTATCTCAAGGCACACCGCACCGCGACCAGTATGGCCGCGAAAAAGGGGGGCGTGGCCGCCTGATCCGCAGAACCAATGGTGGCATGAATACCAAACTGCATACCGTCTGTGAAAGCCAGTGTCTTCTGCCTGCAGTAAAAGGTGGCGAAGCCGGCCACGGGCCAATCCAGACCTGCCAACCGGTGCGGGCTCGACACCATCCCGGCGGTCTGTCGCAAGGACAGTTTGAACAGCACTTTGATGAGCAGACAAAACCGGATCGCCGCGCCGGAAAAGACCGCTGGGCGGCCTGAGCGGCGTTTCTGCGGCGTGCGCCAGGTCATGCCCTAGTCCACCCGGATCAGCAGCGAGCCCTGCTTGCGCAACGCGGCGTTGCAGCTGGACCGGTTTGTCGTGTGATAGCGGGAGGCGGATGGTTTGTTCAAGCGGGCCGTGTAAGTGCATGGATTCCTGATGTGAATCTGCAGAACTCTGACTTCTGAATGCTCCTGCATGTGAAACCTCAGATGTCAGAGTTCTGCAACTACGTCTCTTGAACTTCGGCGCTCATACCCTTCATTCGATCAACTCAACTTCTCCGCATGGACCGTCAAGGACATGGCCTCCACCTATACGACCAAGCCGGCTGATGAATTTGCATCAATCCGGCCAGAGCCACCACCTCCTTTCACCAGATGAAGCCAGCACCGCAAATCCCATGGTTACAGAAACATGGGGCATTCGAACCATTTATCGTGCTTGAGCTGCTGCAGGCTCGGAAGCAGTTTCATCCCAACACGGCTTGTACAGCCCGCAGCGCCGCTGCCACCACCTGATCAGCTTCCGCACGGCTGAGACAGAACGGCGGCGCAAAGCCCAGGATATCCCCCTGCGGCATGGCACGGGCGATGACCTTGTCCTGTTCCAGCAGCTTGGCCGAGATCTGCGGTCCGATCTTGTCTGCGGCATCAAAGAACGTGCGGCTGTCCTTGTCCTTCACAAATTCCACAGCACACAGCATCCCCTCGCCGCGCACGTCGCCCACATTGGCGTGACCGGACAGAGCCTCTGCCATGGTGGCGTTCAGATAGGCGCCGGCCTCGCCTGCGTTCTGCACCAGGTTCAGTTCATCGATCAGCCTGAGGTTGGCAACACCCGCTGCCGCACCGATCGGGTGCGCCGAATAGGTCCAGCCGTGGCCGATCGGGCCGTTTTCATCGGTGCCCTGTTCCAGCACCTTCCAGACCTTGTCCGAAATGATGGAGCCGGACAGCGGCGCATAAGCCGAAGTGAGGCCCTTGGCGATGGTGATGATGTCAGCCTCGATACCGTAATGGTCCGAACCAAACATGCTGCCAAGACGGCCAAAGCCGGTAACAACCTCATCAGCAACCAGCAGGATGTCGTGCTTCTTGAGCACCGCCTGAATGGCGGCCCAGTAGCCTGCGGGCGGCGGTACGATGCCGCCGGTGCCCAGAACCGGCTCACCGATGAAAGCAGCAATAGTATCTGCCCCCTCACGCTCGATCAGTGCCTCCAGTTCGGCGGCGCAATGGGCGGTGAACTGTTCTTCGGTCTGGTCCAGGTTGTTGCGGCGGAAATAGTACGGCGCCTCGGTGTGGATCACCTGTTCAATTGGCAGGTCGAACTTCTTATGAAACAGCTCCAGCCCGGTCAAAGAGCCGGTGACCAGCCCCGAGCCGTGATAGCCGCGCCAGCGGGAGATGATCTTTTTCTTCTCCGGGCGGCCCAGGATGTTGTTGTAATACCAGATCAGCTTGACGTTGGTTTCATTGGCGTCCGAACCGCCGAGGCCGAAATAGACCTTGGACATGTTCGCAGGCGCCCGGTCCAGAATCATCTTGGACAATGTGATCGAGGCTTCGGTACCGTGGC
It includes:
- a CDS encoding aspartate aminotransferase family protein produces the protein MLKNDQLDQWDRENFFHPSTHLAQHARGESPNRVIKTASGVFIEDRDGNKLLDAFAGLYCVNVGYGRQEIAEAIGDQAKELAYYHSYVGHGTEASITLSKMILDRAPANMSKVYFGLGGSDANETNVKLIWYYNNILGRPEKKKIISRWRGYHGSGLVTGSLTGLELFHKKFDLPIEQVIHTEAPYYFRRNNLDQTEEQFTAHCAAELEALIEREGADTIAAFIGEPVLGTGGIVPPPAGYWAAIQAVLKKHDILLVADEVVTGFGRLGSMFGSDHYGIEADIITIAKGLTSAYAPLSGSIISDKVWKVLEQGTDENGPIGHGWTYSAHPIGAAAGVANLRLIDELNLVQNAGEAGAYLNATMAEALSGHANVGDVRGEGMLCAVEFVKDKDSRTFFDAADKIGPQISAKLLEQDKVIARAMPQGDILGFAPPFCLSRAEADQVVAAALRAVQAVLG